TGGCCGGCTGCTCAAGGTAAAAATGGAGATCACTGGGCTCGTAAATCGACTCCAGAACAGCGAGAGGATCCAGATGGTCCGCATCCAGCGATACGCTGACCAACCGAGCCTGCCCGTCCGAAAGGGCTTCCCTCCGGCAATCGGCAAGGAATCCGATCAGCGCTTCAAGGGATCGGTCGGCCTGCGGGTTGATCGGAATCCTCTTCACGCGATGGATCTGGGTGAACCAATCGGGACGGACCGAAACTCAGGCCTTGGGCTCCCGGGTCTCCGTGCGCGGGAAAAGAATCGTCGGTTCCGCCAGGGTGTTGCCGGCAAGCACACCGGACCAGACCAGTTCCTCGCTCCAGGTGGACTTGCGTTCGTGCCCGAGAAGACTTGCCACCCGGTCCGCTATCCCCGGCATGACCGGTGCCACCAACGACGTCGCCAGACGAAGGGATTCCGCCATCACCGCCAGACAGGTGCCAAGGCGCTCACGATCGAGAGGATCCTCGGATTTGGCCAGCTTCCACGGCGCCCGCTGCTCCGCGTAGCGGTTGATCGACTTGATGAAGGCAAAGGCGCGGTCCAGACCGGTGTGAAACTGAAACTCGCCGTAGAGGTCGATGACTTCATCCCGGGTGCGCTCCCAATGAGCGCGCACCTCGGCTTCCAGTTCGTCGCCGGGAGCCTCCGCCGCCACCCGGCCCTCAAGATAACGTCCGGTCATATTGAGAGTCCGGTTGACCAGATTGCCCAGGTCGTTGGCGAGATCGCTGTTGTAACGCGACTGGAACAACTCCGGCGAAAACTCGCTGTCCTGCCCGACATTCATCTCGCGCGTGACAAAATACCTGAAGGCATCCGCACCAAACTGATCGATCAGGTCCAGCGGGTTGACGACCACTCCCGTACTCTTCGAGAGTTTTCGGCCGGCCGTCAGCCACCATCCATGAACAAGAAGCGACCGGGGAAGCTCGATCCCACAGGCCTTCAGCATGATCGGCCAATAAACGGCATGGGGCGGCACGAGGATATCCTTGCCGATCACGTGGTAGTCGGCCGGCCAATAGCGTTCAAAGCCATCGGTCCCGTAGCCGGCGCCGGAAATGTAATTGGTCAGCGCATCAAACCAGACATAGGTCACGTAATCCGGATTGAAGGGCATCGGGATACCCCAGGAAAGGCGTTCCTTGGGCCGGGAGATGCAGAGGTCGTTGATCGGCTCCTTGAGAAACTCGAGCACCTGCTTGGCGCGAAACCTCGGGAAGATGAAATCCTCGTTGTTCTTCAGGTGTTGGATCAGCCAGTCCTGGTACTGACTCAATTTGAAGAAATAGTTTTTTTCGCTGATCTCGACCACATCGCCGTAGATCTCCGGCCATTCGCCATCCACCCGGTCCTTCTCCTGGAGAAACTGCTCTGCCCGGGCGCTGTAGTATCCCTTGTATTCCGCCTGATAAATCTGCCCCTCGTCGTAAAGCTTCTGCAGCAGCGAAGTGACCACCTTCTGGTGCCTCTCCTCGGTGGTCCGGATATAGTCGTCGTTGGAAACGAGCAGGCGGCGACAGAGGTCCTGGAATTGCCCGGCCGCCTCATTGCAGAGTTCAATCGGCTCGATCCCGCGATCCCGGGCCGACTGCTGCACCTTTTGACCATGCTCATCCAATCCGGTCAGAAAAAAGACATCGTCCCCCATCATCCGGCGGAATCGGGCAATAACATCGGTCAACACCTTTTCATAGGCGTGACCGAGATGGGGAGTTCCGTTGGCGTAATCGATCGCCGTGGTGATATAGAACGTGTTCATCGGACGTGTTTGAAGGGAAACGGAAAACAGTAGACGGGCTGAACCCGGTCGCAACCGCAAAAACCGACCGGCCGGACATCCGATTGCCGCGATGAAGGAAACCCCTCAATGGGGGTGGGCACAAGGATTCAAGGGGTTCTCCCTGCGATCCTGCGGAAACCACTCAGCCCCTGCTAAGCGGCTGTAAATACACCCGGATGCATCGGCAAAACGTTGGATATCAGGGGGCTCGTGCCTTAATCCTGATGGGCAAGTGCCGTTGCTCATACCGATGAAATCTGCTCCAGAATCATGGGCCTCCGGGTCCGGTCGGGTAACTGGCGGCCGGAATTGTCGGGGCATGACGCTCGTCGAAACCGTGGTCGCGATGACTGTTTTCAGCTTTATCGCTGCCGGCGTGATCGGACTCGTCATCCAAAGCCGGCGAATGGCGGAGAGCGCCATCCGCGAAAACACTGCCGCCACCGTCGCCCAGGGCTATCTCGAACAGATCAAGTCCATCGAATACTCGGCTCTTGTCGACGCGGTCGCGGCCCCCGGCACGATCGCCCTTCCGACCAAGACGGATTCGACGACCGACGATCCCATCCTCCTGAACGTTCGCAATCAAAAGACCCTGGTCATCCACAGCTCGGACGCAGGCGTCCCGACCCGCTTCATGCGTTTCTGGATCACACCGACAGCTACGGACCTCGCCGGGACCGGCCGCAAGGCCATCGAATTCACCGCCCTCTTCGAATGGGAAGGCAATGATCGAAATGTCGGAGATATCAAGCGGTCAACCATCCGCTTCGTCCGTTCCTATGTCCCGACCTACTGATATGAAACCCAGGACCCCATCCCAATCCAGCAGCGGCTACACTCTCGTCGAGATCCTCATCACCATGGGGGTCTTGGGATTTCTCTTTGCCGGCCTGATGCCTTTCTTCCTCCAGAGCTCGATCTCCTTCTTTGTCACCGAGCAGAAGCTGAAGGTGAACAATGATATACGGAAATTCACCAACGAAATGGCCAATCAGGCCCGCGAGGCCAATCACTTCATCATTTATCCAT
The Opitutaceae bacterium genome window above contains:
- the metG gene encoding methionine--tRNA ligase; this encodes MNTFYITTAIDYANGTPHLGHAYEKVLTDVIARFRRMMGDDVFFLTGLDEHGQKVQQSARDRGIEPIELCNEAAGQFQDLCRRLLVSNDDYIRTTEERHQKVVTSLLQKLYDEGQIYQAEYKGYYSARAEQFLQEKDRVDGEWPEIYGDVVEISEKNYFFKLSQYQDWLIQHLKNNEDFIFPRFRAKQVLEFLKEPINDLCISRPKERLSWGIPMPFNPDYVTYVWFDALTNYISGAGYGTDGFERYWPADYHVIGKDILVPPHAVYWPIMLKACGIELPRSLLVHGWWLTAGRKLSKSTGVVVNPLDLIDQFGADAFRYFVTREMNVGQDSEFSPELFQSRYNSDLANDLGNLVNRTLNMTGRYLEGRVAAEAPGDELEAEVRAHWERTRDEVIDLYGEFQFHTGLDRAFAFIKSINRYAEQRAPWKLAKSEDPLDRERLGTCLAVMAESLRLATSLVAPVMPGIADRVASLLGHERKSTWSEELVWSGVLAGNTLAEPTILFPRTETREPKA
- a CDS encoding type II secretion system protein; protein product: MKSAPESWASGSGRVTGGRNCRGMTLVETVVAMTVFSFIAAGVIGLVIQSRRMAESAIRENTAATVAQGYLEQIKSIEYSALVDAVAAPGTIALPTKTDSTTDDPILLNVRNQKTLVIHSSDAGVPTRFMRFWITPTATDLAGTGRKAIEFTALFEWEGNDRNVGDIKRSTIRFVRSYVPTY